The Sinomonas sp. P10A9 genome contains the following window.
GTCGTCGTCCGGCACTCCGACCAATGCTCTCCAGGGCAGCGACCAGCAGGCCCTCGACAAGTACACGACCGCGTCGGTGACCCCAGTCGACAAGATCGACACCTCGAAGCTCGGCCTCATCACGCCCGGCACCATCAAGGTCGGCACGCTCTCCGACGCGCCGCCGAACATCTTCATCGACAAGGACGGCAACTTCACGGGGTACGACAACGAGCTCCTGAAGGCCATGGCCGCCAAGCTCGGCCTCAAGGTCGAGTTCGTCTCCACGAAGTTCCAGAGCCTCCTCGCCCAGGTCAAGACGAAGCAGTTCGACATGGGCTCGTCGTCGATCTCCACCACGGACGCACGCCGCGAGACGGTTTCCTTCACCAACGGATATGACTTCGGCTACATGGCCATCGTCACGAAGGACGGCGCGAAGGTGAAGACTTTCGATGACCTCAAGGAGGGCGTCCGCATCGGCGTTGTCCAGGGCACCGTTCAGGACGACTTCGTCACGAACACGCTCAAGCTCGAGCCCGTGCGGTTCCCCGACTACAACACCGTCTACGCCAATGTGAAGAGCGGACAGATCGACGCGTGGGTCGCCCCGTCGCAGCAGGCCGAGGGCCAGGTCAAGTCCGGTGACGGCACGGTCATCGCACAGAAGAAGGTCAACACCCAGAACTTCACTGCTTACGCTGTGGCCAAGGAGAACCAGCCCCTCATCGACGCGCTCAACTCGGCGCTCGATGCGGTGATCGCCGATGGCACGTGGTCCAAACTGACCGCACAGTGGTACTCGGACCGCCCCACCCTGAAGGAGCAGACTCCCGAGGGCTGGAAGCCGGGCAGCAAGGCCGTCCAGGTCAGTACTGCCAAGTAGTCGGTTGCACCCACCTAGTCGACAGACAGGCACCACATGGATTACCTGACCAAACTCGGCGAGACCTTCTTTGACTGGAAGGTCATCGGCGAGGTCCTGCCGGCCATGTTCGCGGTCGGCCTGCCGAACACGCTCGTGCTCGCGATCTCCTCCGGGATCATCGGGACCCTGCTCGGCATGCTCCTCGCGCTCATGGGTATCTCGCGTAATCCTGTGGTGCGGTGGATCGCCCGGGGGTACACGGACATCTTCCGTGGACTCCCGGCGATCCTCACGATCCTCGCGATCAGCCTAGGGTTCGGCCCCATCCTCCGCGTGTTCACCGGCATCACGAGCCCCTATCCGATGGGCGTCGCTGCGCTCTCTCTCATCTCCGCTGCGTACATCGGCGAGATCTTCCGCTCGGGCATTCAAAGCGTCGAGAAGGGCCAGCTCGAGGCTGCGCGCGCCCTCGGCTTCGGCTACGGGCCGTCTATGCGGATGATCGTCGTGCCGCAGGGCGTCCGCCGCGTGCTTCCTGCGCTCATGAACCAGTTCATCTCGCTGATCAAAGACTCGTCCCTCGTCTTCACGATCGGCGTCACCTCGCGGGAGCGGGAACTGTTCCAAATCGGCCAAGACACCGCAGCGAACACCGGCAATCTCTCGCCCTACGTCGCGGCGGCGATTTTCTATCTGGCCATGACCATCCCGTTGACGCATCTCGTGAACTGGATCGACGCCCGCCTGCGGACCGGCCGGTCCAAGAACCGCGCCGAGAGGCCAGAGCCGGACGAGGCCGCAGCCATCGTCGGGAAGGGAGCCAAGTCATGAGCCAGTTCTCCTCTGGATCCCTCGAGGCCAAAGGCATCCACCTCGCGTTCGGAAGCAACAAGGTTCTGCGTGGCATCGACCTCACCGTCCCTGCTGGCACAACGGCCTCCGTCATCGGCCCCTCGGGCTCGGGGAAGTCAACGCTCCTGCGCGTGATGAACCGGCTCATCGAGCCCGATGCCGGGGACATCCTTCTTGACGGCAAGTCCGTCCTGAAGGACAGCCCCGACGAGCTGCGCCGGCGTATCGGCATGGTCTTCCAGCAGTTCAACCTTTTCCCCCACAAGAGCGTGGGAGAGAACGTTGCCTTCGCCCTGCGCAAGCTCCGCAGAGTGCCCAAGGAGCAGGCTCGCGACGAGGCGCTCGCCCAGCTTGACCTCGTGGGGCTCAAGCACAAGGCGGACGTGCGGCCGGCCACCCTCTCGGGTGGCCAGCAGCAGCGGGTCGCCATCGCACGGGCGCTGGCGATGAAGCCGGAGGTCATGTTCTTCGACGAGGCCACGTCCGCTCTGGACCCCGAGCTCGTCAAGGGCATCCTCGCGCTCATGGCCGACCTCGCCAAGGGCGGTATGACCATGGTGGTTGTGACTCACGAGATGGGCTTCTCGCGGAACGTCTCGGACACGGTGTCCTTCATGGACGGCGGCGTCGTCGTCGAGTCCGGGGCGCCAGAGAAGCTCTTCGACAGCCCGCAGACCGACCGGCTCAAGCGCTTCCTGTCCGACGTGCTCTAGAAGCGCAGCGTCGGAGCTTCCGCTCCACGCACGACGGCGGGGTCCCCACTTGCGGGGGACCCCGCCGTCGTCCGTGCCGGCTCCAGCGGGACCGTGCCCTACAACGGGAGGCCCCCGGCGCCCTTGAGGTCGCGCATGACAATCGTCGAGGTGAGCTTCGCGACGCCCGGCAGAGCGGCGAGGTGCTCGTCGTAGAGGCGCTGGTACGCGGGCAGATCGGCGGCGACGCAGCGCAGGAGGTAGTCGGGGTCGCCGAAGAGCCGGTACCCCTCGACGATCTGCGGCTCGGCCACGACGGCGTCCTCGAAGGCGCGGATGCGCTCCTGGGAGGTCTCGCGCAGGGTCACGAAGACCATCGCCCCGAACCCTAGCCCGACCTTCGCGGGATCGACCTCCGCCCGATAGCTGCGGATCACCCCAGACGACTCGAGGTCCTTGAGCCTGCGGTGGCACGGTGCCACGGTCAGGCCGACCTCGGATGCCAACGCCGTCGCCGTCATCCGCCCGTCACGCTGGAGGGTACGCAAAATACTCTTGTCGATTGCGTCGATCACGATAGGAATCTATCCCAAGATCGATTCCGAGGCGAGAAATTGGTGAGCACTTCTCGGGGCAAGATTCGTACTCTTGCAGCATGGATCTGACCCCGCTGCTCGGCTTCGCCGCCATCTCCCTCACGCTCGCGCTCACCCCGGGCGCGGACTGGGCATACACCATTGCCGCGGGTCTCCGCCCCGGCTCCCCGGCGCCGTCGATCGCGGGGCTGTGCGCGGGATACGTGGTGCACACGGCCCTGGTCGCGATGGGGCTCGGAA
Protein-coding sequences here:
- a CDS encoding amino acid ABC transporter ATP-binding protein translates to MSQFSSGSLEAKGIHLAFGSNKVLRGIDLTVPAGTTASVIGPSGSGKSTLLRVMNRLIEPDAGDILLDGKSVLKDSPDELRRRIGMVFQQFNLFPHKSVGENVAFALRKLRRVPKEQARDEALAQLDLVGLKHKADVRPATLSGGQQQRVAIARALAMKPEVMFFDEATSALDPELVKGILALMADLAKGGMTMVVVTHEMGFSRNVSDTVSFMDGGVVVESGAPEKLFDSPQTDRLKRFLSDVL
- a CDS encoding amino acid ABC transporter permease, whose translation is MDYLTKLGETFFDWKVIGEVLPAMFAVGLPNTLVLAISSGIIGTLLGMLLALMGISRNPVVRWIARGYTDIFRGLPAILTILAISLGFGPILRVFTGITSPYPMGVAALSLISAAYIGEIFRSGIQSVEKGQLEAARALGFGYGPSMRMIVVPQGVRRVLPALMNQFISLIKDSSLVFTIGVTSRERELFQIGQDTAANTGNLSPYVAAAIFYLAMTIPLTHLVNWIDARLRTGRSKNRAERPEPDEAAAIVGKGAKS
- a CDS encoding ABC transporter substrate-binding protein; this translates as MKLKAPKWLTVAPVAAVLALTLAACGGATTSSSGTPTNALQGSDQQALDKYTTASVTPVDKIDTSKLGLITPGTIKVGTLSDAPPNIFIDKDGNFTGYDNELLKAMAAKLGLKVEFVSTKFQSLLAQVKTKQFDMGSSSISTTDARRETVSFTNGYDFGYMAIVTKDGAKVKTFDDLKEGVRIGVVQGTVQDDFVTNTLKLEPVRFPDYNTVYANVKSGQIDAWVAPSQQAEGQVKSGDGTVIAQKKVNTQNFTAYAVAKENQPLIDALNSALDAVIADGTWSKLTAQWYSDRPTLKEQTPEGWKPGSKAVQVSTAK
- a CDS encoding Lrp/AsnC family transcriptional regulator, translated to MIDAIDKSILRTLQRDGRMTATALASEVGLTVAPCHRRLKDLESSGVIRSYRAEVDPAKVGLGFGAMVFVTLRETSQERIRAFEDAVVAEPQIVEGYRLFGDPDYLLRCVAADLPAYQRLYDEHLAALPGVAKLTSTIVMRDLKGAGGLPL